The nucleotide window TCACGGGACGCGGCGGCGCAAAAAAAATTTTACCTGGCCTGCCAGCGGAATTTTTCCAGCGCGGCGGGACATTTTCTGCGGCTGATGGGCAGCGCGCCGGCAGAAAACTTGCTGCTGCAAAAATATTTTATTGACGCTAAAGCCAGCGCCTTAAATTATCTGCGGGCTTTGCACGCCGCCGATCTGACCGCTGCCGTACGGGACGGCCGTTATCCGCTGGGTATTCTGCACGCGCGCGGAGACAGGATCATTCCGTTCAGCGCGGTCGGATATTTGCGGAGTTTGCGTCCGGATGCGGTTTGGCAGGAAATTGCCGGCGCCGAACATTGTCCGTTTTTTTCGTATTGTGATAAAATAACCAACCTGCTGAATAAGGTGGTGCATGGTAAAAAAAGAGAAAAAATATAAACTGCGAGACGTGGCCGAACCGAATCTGTACGAAAATTATTTTGAGTACAGCAAGGTGCCGGTGATTGAGTTTGAAAAAAAGACCGTGCCAACGCTGCGGCTCAAGGACACCTGGATCACAGACACGACTTTCCGCGACGGCCAGCAGTCCCGCCCGCCCTATGATGTTGAGCAGATCGTGCAGCTCTATAAATTTCTGCACAAATTGAGCGGCGAACACGGCGTGATCCGCCAGTCGGAATTTTTCCTTTACACGGATAAAGATAAAAAAGCCGTGGAAAAATGCCTGGAGCTGGGTTATAAATTTCCAGAGGTCACTGGCTGGATCCGCGCGGTCAAAGAAGA belongs to Candidatus Margulisiibacteriota bacterium and includes:
- a CDS encoding alpha/beta hydrolase; its protein translation is MRKRPLIFIPGWNIRAEFLKNFAENFADHEVHYFTPPLITGGDAYRQAVGALRKFSAERNIIEPILLGWSMGGQLALLAARELRPRAVLLVSSAAVFSRDAAAQKKFYLACQRNFSSAAGHFLRLMGSAPAENLLLQKYFIDAKASALNYLRALHAADLTAAVRDGRYPLGILHARGDRIIPFSAVGYLRSLRPDAVWQEIAGAEHCPFFSYCDKITNLLNKVVHGKKREKI